The window CCACCCTGCAGCTACCCCCCGACGGGTTCGCCGAGGACGATCCGGCGACCCGCACCCCGGTCGACCCGTGGGCCGCCGCCGACCCCTGGCCGGCCGGTCAACCGACCGACCCGCCCGACGGATGGCCCGGTGCCGACCCGTCGACACCGGAACCGGTGGCCTTCCCCCCGCCGGTGTCCCCACCCGCGCCCACCTCGCCCCCGGACCCGCCGCCACCGGTCGCCGGTCCGCACCCGCCGCCACCGGTCGCCGGTCCGCACCCGCCGAACCCGAGCCGGCTCCCGGTGACCCGACCGCCAGTCACCGGGCCGCCGACGCCGACCGGAAAGGCGGCCCGTCGGCAGCGCCGACAACAACGCCGGCGACGGCGCTGGCCCTGGAAGACGACGCTGTTCACCCTGCTCACCGTCGCCTGCTGCTGTGGCTGCCCGGCGTACTACGGCAAGCCGCTGTGGGACCAGTACCCGGCAAATGCCGCGCTCCCCGGGCAGATCGCCGACCTGCGGCTCAGCGACGACGGATCCAGCCAGGAGACCGTCGCCCGGCTGGAAGGTGAGATGCGCACCGCCCATCTGCTGGCCGAGGACACCTTCGCCGGCGTGTACCGGGACGGCAACGGCAAGCTCGTGGTGCTGTACGGCATCACCGGCTTCCGGATGACGCCGGGCAGCGACCTGGACAGCGAGGTCGGCCGGATCAGCGACGCGTACCAGATGGATGCCGTCGATACGTTCGAGACCGGCGCCCGGGGCACCCACCTGAGCTGCGGGACCGGCGTCTCCGACGGCGACGATGTGGTGGTCTGCGCCTGGGCCGACCACGGCAGCCTCGGCACGGCGCTGTTCACCCGCCGGTCGGTCGAGGAGAGCGCGACGTTGACCGGGCAGCTGCGCTCCCAGGTGATCAGCCGGAAGTGACCCGGGGGCGGCTCAGCCGGCGGCGTCGCCGTTGCCGTTGCCCGGCTGGCCGTCGCCGGTCCTGGCCCCACCAGCGGTACGCGGTGGGGCGTACCGGGGCACGTACTCCTGGCCGGTGAGCTGCTGGATCTCGCTCATCACCTCGTCGGTGATCCGGCGCATCTCGGAGCGGTCGTCGCCACGTCCGGTGAAGTCGAGCGGCTTGCCGAACCGGACCGTGACCGTGCCCCGGCTCAGCTTCGGCCAGAGCGACCCGATCGGCTGGATCTGCGCGGTGCCGACGAACCCGACCGGGACGACCGGCACCCCGGCGGCCAGCGCCAGCCGCGCCACCCCGGTGCGGCCCCGGTAGAGCCGCCCGTCCGGCGAGCGGGTGCCCTCCGGGAAGACGGCCACCTGCCGACCGGACCGCAGCAGCGGGATCGCGCCGTCGAAGGCGCTCAACGCCGCCCGCCCGCCGCCGCGTTCCACCCGGATCGCGCCGAGCCCGGTCACCAGGCCCTTGGTCAGCAGGCCACGGACCCCGGTGCCGTCGAAGTACTCGGCCTTGGCCCAGAACGCCACGTGCCGGGGCAGCACCGCGCCGAGGAAGTACTCGTCGGCGACGGACAGGTGGTTCGCGGCCAGGATCACCCCGCCGGTGGTGGGGATGTTCTCCCGCCCTTCCACCTTGGGTCGCCAGCCCAGCAGCAACGCTGGTCCGACAGTGACTTTGCCGATCGAGTACAGCGGCGGCACGGATCCTCCGGCGTCGGGACAGGCATGGGTGGGTCGGACAGACACGGTAGCGGACGGGATCCCGCCCGGACCGGTCAGACCCGCTGCACCCGTACCGACACCGGCTCACCGTCGCCCACCTCACCGGCGAATCCACCCGCCGGACCGGGGGCGGACGGACCGGACGGGTCGAACGTCACCTCGTCGGCGAGCACCTCACCGGCGACGAAGTCCTGGTACGCCCGTACCGCCGCCACCACGTCGGCCCCGGCGACCACCGTGACCCGGACCCGGTCGGTGATCCGCAGGTCGGCCTCCCGCCGGGCCTGCTGGATCACCCGGACCAGGTCCCGGGCCAGCCCTTCGGCGGCCAGCTCCGGCGTGACGGTGGTGTCCAGCACCACCACTCCCTGCCCGCCCGGCAACGGTGCGGAATGCTCCGGGTCGGCGGCGACCAGCTTCAACTCGTACTCCCCGTCGGCCAGCCGGACCCCGGCGGCGACCGGCGCGCCGTCGTCGCCCAGCGCCCAGTCGCCGGACTTCACCGCCCGGATCACCGCCTGCACCTGGCCGCCGACCCGGGGGCCGAGCACCCGGGGCACCACGGTCAGCACCTGCTGGCAGTGGTCGGCGACCGCGTCGGTGAACTCCACCGACTTGACGTTGACCTCGTCGGCGACCAGGTCGGCGAACGGTGCCAACCGAGGCGCGGCGGCGCTGGCCACGGTCAGCGCCGGCAGCGGCAGTCGGACCCGCAGATTGCGGGCCTTGCGCAGCGACAGCCCGGCCGAGCAGACCTCGCGGACCGCGTCCATCGACGCGACCAGGTCGTGGTCGGCGGGGAACTCGCCGGCGGCCGGCCAGTCGGTCAGGTGCACCGACCGGTCACCGGTCAACCCGCGCCAGATCTCCTCGCTGGTCAACGGCGCCAACGGCGCCACCACCCGGGTGAGCGTCTCCAGCACCGTGTACAGCGTGTCGAACGCGTCGGTGTCACCGGACCAGAACCGGTCCCGGGACCGGCGGACGTACCAGTTGGTCAACGCGTCGAGGTAGGTACGCACGCTGGCGCAGGCACCGGAGATGTCGTAGCCGTCCATCTGCCGGGTGGCCTCGTCGACCAGTTCCCCGGTCTTGGCCAGCACGTACCGGTCGAGCAGGTGGGTGCTGTCGGTACGCCGGGTCGCGGTGTAGCCCTCCGCGTTGGCGTACAACGCGAAGAAGTACCAGACGTTCCACAGCGGCAGCAGCACCTGCCGGACGGCGTCGCGGACGCCGCTCTCCACCACCGCCATGTCGCCGCCGCGCAGCACCGGCGAGGCCATCAGCATCCAGCGCATCGCGTCCGAGCCGTAGGTGTCGAACACCTCGTACACGTCCGGGTAGTTGCGCAGGCTCTTGCTCATCTTGCGCCCGTCGGCGCCGAGCAGGATGCCGTGGCTGACGCAGTTACGGAACGCCGGCCGGTCGAACAGCGCGGTGGCCAGCACGTGCATGGTGTAGAACCAGCCACGGGTCTGCCCGATGTACTCGACGATGAAGTCGCCCGGGTAGTGGTGCTCGAACCACTCCCGGTTCTCGAACGGGTAGTGCACCTGGGCGAACGGCATCGACCCGGACTCGAACCAGCAGTCCAGCACCTCCGGCACCCGGCGCATCGTGGACCGGCCGGTCGGGTCGTCCGGGTTGGGCCGGGTCAGCTCGTCGATGCCGGGCCGGTGCAGGTCGGCCGGGCGTACGCCGAAGTCACGTTCCAGCTCGTCGAGCGAGCCGTACACGTCGACCCGGGGGTAGGCCGGGTCGTCCGAGCGCCAGACCGGGATCGGCGAGCCCCAGAACCGGTTCCGGCTGATCGACCAGTCCCGGGCTCCGGCCAGCCACTTGCCGAACGAGCCGTCCTTGACGTGCGCCGGCGTCCAGGAGATCTGCTGGTTCAGCTCCACCATCCGG is drawn from Micromonospora sp. Llam0 and contains these coding sequences:
- a CDS encoding 1-acyl-sn-glycerol-3-phosphate acyltransferase, translating into MPPLYSIGKVTVGPALLLGWRPKVEGRENIPTTGGVILAANHLSVADEYFLGAVLPRHVAFWAKAEYFDGTGVRGLLTKGLVTGLGAIRVERGGGRAALSAFDGAIPLLRSGRQVAVFPEGTRSPDGRLYRGRTGVARLALAAGVPVVPVGFVGTAQIQPIGSLWPKLSRGTVTVRFGKPLDFTGRGDDRSEMRRITDEVMSEIQQLTGQEYVPRYAPPRTAGGARTGDGQPGNGNGDAAG
- the ileS gene encoding isoleucine--tRNA ligase, with the translated sequence MAYPMTDPAATGVPASPDLPEVERRVLDYWTADKTFEASVDQRDPGPDGANEYVFYDGPPFANGLPHYGHLFTGYVKDVVPRYQTMRGRRVERRFGWDCHGLPAEVEAERQLGISTKAEIVELGMERFNDVCRSSVLTYTQDWERYVTRQARWVDFVNDYKTLDLDYMESVMWAFKALYDKGLVYEGFRVLAYCWRCETPLSNTETRMDDVYRDRQDPTVTVWFELAPAQPGGETERIGVWTTTPWTLPSNLALAVGPDIEYAVLRRDGQRYLLGAARLEAYAKELDGFERVGTVRGADLVGRRYTPLFDYLVDRAGPNAYQVLGADFVTTEDGTGVVHMAPAFGEDDQNTCNAAGIPTIVTVDDHTRFTALVPPYAGEQVFDTNKPIIRELRDRGLLLRHDTYTHSYPHCWRCDTPLVYKAVSSWFVAVSTFRDRMVELNQQISWTPAHVKDGSFGKWLAGARDWSISRNRFWGSPIPVWRSDDPAYPRVDVYGSLDELERDFGVRPADLHRPGIDELTRPNPDDPTGRSTMRRVPEVLDCWFESGSMPFAQVHYPFENREWFEHHYPGDFIVEYIGQTRGWFYTMHVLATALFDRPAFRNCVSHGILLGADGRKMSKSLRNYPDVYEVFDTYGSDAMRWMLMASPVLRGGDMAVVESGVRDAVRQVLLPLWNVWYFFALYANAEGYTATRRTDSTHLLDRYVLAKTGELVDEATRQMDGYDISGACASVRTYLDALTNWYVRRSRDRFWSGDTDAFDTLYTVLETLTRVVAPLAPLTSEEIWRGLTGDRSVHLTDWPAAGEFPADHDLVASMDAVREVCSAGLSLRKARNLRVRLPLPALTVASAAAPRLAPFADLVADEVNVKSVEFTDAVADHCQQVLTVVPRVLGPRVGGQVQAVIRAVKSGDWALGDDGAPVAAGVRLADGEYELKLVAADPEHSAPLPGGQGVVVLDTTVTPELAAEGLARDLVRVIQQARREADLRITDRVRVTVVAGADVVAAVRAYQDFVAGEVLADEVTFDPSGPSAPGPAGGFAGEVGDGEPVSVRVQRV